The nucleotide window tgattcacgtatgcaaatcatcttcagatggcgcctttatagcataTATAACGGCGAccactgcaaattgcgctttaatgtttggctggtcacctatggtatggaaaccttactaaagatacctgctagacatgctgatgaacccgtctcatacagctgtcattgcacggctcaaagacactttgttgAGTGCAATTTAGCCTCTAGGAGTtgtcaatggaaataaaacaaacacacacaagaaatgtgcGCACGCCAGGCATGAAATTAATGTgtacctgcgcacattcccatgttcatttcatcattagtaaatccaaatccaatccaaacgtgagcgtgaaacctggcgtacgcaaagtttttgtgcgtatgcagcgttgatacataaGGCCCCAGATGTCTgcactattgctttaatttcacaattttgataatttcattgcatttttatAGGGTAAAATATCAAAACTTATGTTGTGAAAGTAGTAGGAATGACGGGACTGTTAGTAATTAAAgacagaaagaactttcacttttgagtgaacttctgtcacgGATTATTTTAGTAGGATAATAGGTCATTGGTACCTCCGGGTAGACGGCTGATAACAGCAACAGCATCTGGCCTACAACAGCATCTGTCAGATTTTTAATCTGACCTGACTGTCATGTCATGGACTATTATTTCCAGTTTGGGAAAAGTTACAATAATATTCAgcaataattttttaatgtttagtaACAAAGATaggaaaattgttttattataaatctaAATTGAGTAACAAGCCAATttgatttaaatttatatatatatattaatgtaatatgaTCTTTACTTCTAATGATTTTCAgcataaaagtaaaatcactcATTTTGACTCATACAGTGTATTTTTGGCTACTGCAAGACTGAAGAACTGCAagtaacatttgactagatatctgTCAGTAGtgatacacaaataaacaaggaGGACGTATAAATCTCTTCATTTATTTTGAGCACTATTGCTCTCCTTATTCCTTTACATTTAAATTGAggacagaaatgtatttaaaagttaTTGTTGTTACTTCTAAAAGTTGCTGTAATGTAATTGACTGGTGTCTTGTGTTTCTTTCAATAATGTTTGGACATGTTTCtcttttatctattatttttgtAGATTTTGTCTTGATGTTGCTGGACAATGAAGAACAGACAGGAACTGGACAGCTTGTGATGGCAGTAACTGAGCAGAACAGCTGCTGCTACAAGCGACAGCCCAAATCTTACCAAGATCATCATGAGACTGTTCTTCCACGCCTGAACCCAGAGCTGCTTGTGTTGCCAATGTTTGACCTATGCAGTGTATCTGCTTGGCATCTAAACAGTAGACCTCAGGTATTCAGGACCTTCTCTTGGAGTCGTATTCATGAAAGCTGTCAAACACAGTCCAGTTACTCAAGTCTAAACTGTTGCTTTAAACTTAGATTGTCAAAGTTTGAACAGTCTCAAAGGGTGGTCTGCAATCTTGACCAGGGGGGAAATATTTGTTGTATTAGTATATGATATTGTAGTATAAAACAACATATTGTCTAACAGTAAAACCTTCTCTGTGGTTCCATTTGGCTAAACAGACTCCACAAATTAGTGTTAAATCATAGTAAACATAGTATATGGCACTACTGGTTTGTTAAAGAGATTCCTTCAGCTAataatgaatattctgtcatcttttactcagcCCTTactataagtttctttcttctgttatacacaaaagaagatattttgaaaaatgctggaaacctgtaactatagggtatatgccgagctagtgtttttcccatactgataaacttccgatgACCTGTTATtgggattttatttttatttttttctaatttacacggttccttttacagcatggatgttgtaatgtaattaaaatacattcagttaaataaactttggcattcatttagttgctcaagagtaaaacgaaacaaaaagctTTTTACTTGCATGTACctgtcagaatcagcaggctagcgcagctccattgaatatactggggcaaaataaatgctcatattataaagacatggcagggaaaatgtaatttaattcagtgcttcttgtacaatctgagacccattttatatcggatatcactcagccagtggaggtcgctgattttgaaagaaaactgaccttaaatgTCCAGATTTTTTCATGTGCATACAGTTGACTGAAAGCAAATAACCCAGGTTACTCACAAATTCAAAGTCCTATTAACATgctttggcatataccctatcgacttccattgtatttgttttcctactgtggacttcaatggttacagattttcagatttGTATCTTCAGTGgtcaacagaggaaagaacctcatcggtttggaagcacttgagtaAATAGTTTAGGGAGAACTCTCTCTTTAATTGAGTAAGGAGTCATTTAGAAAACTCACAGAAATGATGATCAGAGCTTCAGTTTGATTCACAGGATTTTATTggaattattaacaatatataaaagcAATTCATCACAACACAATTCAAAGAACAATTAATTACAAAACAATCATGAAAActtaattataaaacaatcagTCTCTCTTATGACAGAACACCAGATTCATTTATGAGGTAGAAAATAGTTGAGCAGATCTTTGATGACACTTTAGAGGAGAAAACTGACAGCACTGGATTTCCTGATGGAGTTTCATcattaattcagttcaattcatcttcatttctatagcgcttttacaatgtggattgtgtcaaagcagcttaacatagaagtaaattaaaactgtgtcagtccagttttcacagttgaagttcagttcagttcagtgtagtttaattgtcactgctgaaagtccaaacactgaagagcaaatccatcgatgcgcagctccacaagtcccaaccaagcaagccagcggcgacagtggcgaggaacaaaacttcaccatttgacaaaagtgaaggaaaaaaacctcgagagaaaccagtctcggttgggcacgaccatttctcctgtggccaaaggtcttgtgcagagctgcggtctaGGAACCATTCATTaccattattgtcattaattactcagcTCATGTCCTTAGTTCATATTCATGTTTAGTTCATATTgagaacacaaattaaaacatttgagatgaaatctgagagctctctgaccctcaaaCCGCATGTTCAGAAGAGACcagtgcactgtatgtgtgtcgcactgctgacgtttaacccagaggcctgcgcgacttcctctcatttaaacaaagcgtgggcacacatacagtgcaggacagagctctcatCAACACACGTCATGAACTGACACTGAAGAAAAGTAAGGTCttaggggtttggaatgacatgagggagtaattaataactttaataGTCTTGTGAAATTTCTGGAAATGCTGCTCTCCTCTTTCTCGCTTCTTTAGTgttttctaaaattaaaaaaaacaatcagaaacAACACAAAGTTATTTAAGCAGTGATATGAAGGGCTGTCAAATAAGAGTTGTGACTCTAAAAGAGCAAAAGAGAAAACAACAGGAATAGCATGAAGCAAAGAAATAATGAAGATGTACTTTTGTGCTCAGTGTGTTCCTCTACATCCTGGCGTCTAACAGCTCCATAAGATTTGGGGTCGTTAGATTGAACCACTGGTGCTTTTCTAACTGATGTAACTGCAGCCGCTGAAGTGGACATCGGATGAAACACTGGGAAATCAGGTCCTGGCATGCTGAAAAGTGACACAGAGTGTGAAATATGTCTGCATACTCAAGATTCATGAACGTGTTTAAATCTTACGacatcaaattacaaaacatCCACAATGAAATAACTTTAATATCTACAGTAACCATTATATTTAATCCTTTTTTACTTGTGATTGACATATTTTACTCTGTCACTGAGGCTGAGATTGTTCAGAGGTGTCTGCTTACCTGTAGATAACCTGGGGTGTATCTCAGCGGATTCAAACATTACTGAATCTTCGTCACGAAAGGGCAATTCTGCATGCAAGATTTCATACAGCACAATGCCAATTGTCCAGATGTTTACCGGGTCAGCATAGAATGTGGGATCCCTAAAAACCTCAGGTGGCGTGCAGAAAATAACTCCTATAAAAGAGACATTTTTAGAATACAATCATTTCATAAGACAATACTGTGAGCAAAGAAACTAACACAAAATGCCAACTCACCTAGATATTGATCGCTATTGAAAGGCTTGTGGGTAATTGGCTGAGCACAACCAAAGTCGATCAATTTGAGCTCTAATCGGGGTTGAGTCACCAGGATGTTCTCCGTGTGGATATCTCCATGGAAAACTCCACGCTCAGTGCAGAACTTTACAGCTTGAATCAACTGACGCATTAACTGGCGTGCTCGCTTTTCACCAATGTCCAATGTATCTTTGATGTACTGATCCAAGGTCTGGCATGACTCTGCGTACTCCAGACTGAGAATGAAGTTTTTCTCATTCTCAATCCAGTCGTGTAATTCGATGATGTTTGGACATTGCGGAGCATTCATCAACTTAAGCATCATTGCCACTTCCGCAAGCACAGGTGTGGAATGACcatcctagaaaaaaaaaaaaaacagatttcaaCGATATTACCAAAGCAGAATGGCACAAAGTACAGAAACAAAATCTTTACTAAGTAAATAATCACTGAGCTCCATGTTCTGACACATGTTTGCTTGTATTTGAGAATTTACTCATGCAGTTTAAGCTAAAAGAGGACTCTACATGTGTGTGTTCTTTCCGTCTCTGTGGCTAAGCACATGCACACAACAGCACAAGGTCTCTTCAGCACTATTGAAGACATGAATGAAGTATCTACACTCTAATAAATCAAgcacatcccatgctgcaaaagtcacaCTACATGATTCCACTGATGTCCACGTGACACTGAGCTTTGTGTAGAAATGAATGCAGACTGCTTTACAAGGGGCCGGGATATGACACAATGATCATTTTTATCTGCATTAATGTTAAACTAATTTTCATTAACTCCACAGCCCTACATTCATGTGTTCAAAACCTGTctctgggtttatttcttctgctgaacacaaaagaagatttttaatgttgaaaaccagtaagCACTTCATACTCCATAAGTATTTAAAtttttctacaatggaagtcagtggctccCTGATTCCAACATATCTGcttttgagttcagtttaaattgGTCCAGACAAGTACAGGACAAGTGAAGGACGAGTAAATGGTCAGCACATTTTCACTGTTGTTTAAATTATTCAACTTACAATGTCAAGATAACGGTTGTCTTCATTCTTGTTGATAAACTTCAGGGCAACCTGCggagaaaaaacaacaaattaaataaaagccAAGAAATTTAATATATTCAATAATCAGAATGAAAATTTtgactgaatttaaaaaatagttctcTACCTTTTCACTTTTACGAAGTTTGTGAGATGCCACAAACACCTGGCCAAAAGCTCCTTCTCCAATCACGGCTCCTACTTCAAAATCAGACAAATCAaatcctgaaacacagaaaaagagcAGCGAGATTTACTTGGATTGTCTGGTATGAAACGGATCAAATAAATCACTAATAAATTCTTCAAATCTGGATTTAATGCAATGAGCTGAAAGCAGTAACGTCCATCAGAATTGCTGGAGTAAATTGATtactaatttatatttattatgtgttacAGAAAATAGAAGGAAGTGATGACTTACCACGAGTGGGTCCAGAAGCCTCTTTAGACTCTTCAGGAACCTGGCCTGGCAGACATACTGCCTCAGGGTACGCTTGCTCCAGCTCTGGCTCAGGCTCTGACTCTGGCTCTGGCTCAGGTTCAGGTTGTGGTGTAAATTGCTGGACTATATCTGTGTCACAGCACAGGAAAGGGCGCGTTGCAGCCTTCCATACTCTCTTGAAGAAAGCAGAGACTCTTTtccctttccttcctttcttgggtttttctaaaatgaagaaaacaaacagaaacatctcCATGAACAGAGCTGCAGCTACTAATTAATACGCAACCAACAGTACAACAAATGACACTGTCTGATTTACaagctaaaaacaacaaagcataaaaataacagATGGCAGAAATAAAATGAACCAAATTCAGGACGACTCACCATCAGTCCCATCCATTTTAGAGTTGTGTTGAACAGACGAAGGCGACTCAGGACAGGCCGAATCTGCATCCGTCATGTTCTTAATATTGGTGAGGCCATGGACACTGATTGGCTGAGGATCTTCCCAGATCTGGCCTGGTAGACACTCCAGCTCAGTATCAACATAACCTGTCAGGGCTGTTGGGGACTCAGGACGGGCCAGATCTGCTGTTTGCTTGATGCTGgaggggcccggaacactcaacggctgaGGTTCTTCACAGATCTGGACTGGGGGACGCATCTGCTCAGGGTCGACATGATCTGCGACGGTCGTTGGCTTGATCCTGGATGTACCTGAAACAGCCAATGACTCCAGACGGTCGCAGACCTGGACTAGCGGACGCATCTGCTCAGGGTCAACATGATCTGTGAGGGCCTTTGAGGACTCTGGATGGGCCGGATCTGCATTCAGCACATCTGCTATTTGCTTGATGCTGAAGGGGCCCGGAACACTTAACGGCTGAAGATCTTCACAGACCTGGCCTGGCAGCCACACCGGCTCAGGGTCCGCATGTGCTGTGACGGTCCTGGAGGGACCTGGAACAGGCAGATGCTCGAAATCATCCATATCCGACTGTGGTTCAAAGGAAACCACTCTGTTCCAGTCACAGCAAAGGAAAGGGCGCTTTACAGCCTTCCATGctctcttaaagaaagcagagGCATTATTTACTTTCCTCCTTTTCTCTGGATTTCCTAAAATAAAGGAAATGAacagggaaatattagaaaactcTTTAACCACAGGTTTAAAATAGACAAACTGCTGTAAATTAGACAAATAAAAGATAATCACAcaaaagaaataacaataataaatgtacaattataacagaaaatgtttaaaaactgaagcaactatttaataaaaataaacattttactccTGCTCACACAAAATGCAAACTATTATAACTGATTTTGAGTCAATATTCTGAGTTTTACCAGTTGTAGTTTGAGCTATTTAACAATCACCATCACaatgtttaatcaaatttatGTAGCCTTTTTTTTGTCAGTGGGTGCTACATCTACATCTACATCTTCATCAAGCACCACTTCGCCACAAAAACTAATGAAACTAAATCAACATTTTTCAGCCTTCCATTAGCAATCGTCAAACTCAAAGTGAACAATTTCTCTCGCTCTGGAGCTTCAGTTGAGAAATCTGTAAGTAAAttataactttaaacatttaacaatcAGTCTTAGAAATACAATTGAAAATAGAAGTCTTACTCCAGAACTTCAGTTACAGAAACAGAGCTCTAGACCTTTATTAATatggaggtaaagttggttttatagttGCACATTTGTTCTTTTAACAgtgtctatattgtttaccatgctaatttTAATAGtgggtctgaaatcgcatgtaagaatgacttcaaatcaacattagcactatttagtTGACTGTAAACACTGTTATATGATAATAGTCATTAGCTGTTAATATGATTTCCCCATTTAGaatttgaaacaatatttttctgttattatattattaaggagaaagtcagaatgtgtgaatataaaaccaaatttacctcaaTTGTATTAATTCATCCCTGCTTGAACAAATAAAGACTTAAATATAATATTCTCACTCAGTTtgctaaaatataacaaatattcctCCACACCATCAAAAACTAAGAATATTACTGTGCAGGTCTACACATAGgatttaaattacagtaatattaaaatgtttttatcagTAAAGTTAACAAGCCACAATTTCTGTTGAGTGGAAATGAgaaacttaattattattattatatattgttattatattattaatattatactttttattaaataatgcgTGGGAATACACCCTTTTTGTAAACTCTCAT belongs to Danio rerio strain Tuebingen ecotype United States chromosome 1, GRCz12tu, whole genome shotgun sequence and includes:
- the LOC141385699 gene encoding uncharacterized protein; translation: MANNMSAVFFTRVNLIKPVFVNDNHQSDTMASPTPPTMMRSPTGNPEKRRKVNNASAFFKRAWKAVKRPFLCCDWNRVVSFEPQSDMDDFEHLPVPGPSRTVTAHADPEPVWLPGQVCEDLQPLSVPGPFSIKQIADVLNADPAHPESSKALTDHVDPEQMRPLVQVCDRLESLAVSGTSRIKPTTVADHVDPEQMRPPVQICEEPQPLSVPGPSSIKQTADLARPESPTALTGYVDTELECLPGQIWEDPQPISVHGLTNIKNMTDADSACPESPSSVQHNSKMDGTDEKPKKGRKGKRVSAFFKRVWKAATRPFLCCDTDIVQQFTPQPEPEPEPESEPEPELEQAYPEAVCLPGQVPEESKEASGPTRGFDLSDFEVGAVIGEGAFGQVFVASHKLRKSEKVALKFINKNEDNRYLDIDGHSTPVLAEVAMMLKLMNAPQCPNIIELHDWIENEKNFILSLEYAESCQTLDQYIKDTLDIGEKRARQLMRQLIQAVKFCTERGVFHGDIHTENILVTQPRLELKLIDFGCAQPITHKPFNSDQYLGVIFCTPPEVFRDPTFYADPVNIWTIGIVLYEILHAELPFRDEDSVMFESAEIHPRLSTACQDLISQCFIRCPLQRLQLHQLEKHQWFNLTTPNLMELLDARM